In the genome of Deinococcus sp. YIM 134068, one region contains:
- a CDS encoding DUF4274 domain-containing protein, protein MEEDTYTIEAIQWLTQASEQEWLLFVCSSNYDFNPDVTKWMATNEKCTRSVALALYWRLEPQYYCQFSVVEDTPEWAREIYTVVKTIEQLYLSRQYAEGEIEFDPKNDPAPIGDPALPGYDWTEEANTNTCIPEVMFNTVPGRQVDVVGLTDDWVEGLPPHIAQIVFPEG, encoded by the coding sequence GTGGAAGAAGATACCTATACCATAGAAGCTATACAGTGGCTAACTCAGGCATCGGAGCAGGAGTGGCTGCTGTTTGTATGTAGCAGCAACTATGATTTTAATCCTGATGTTACTAAGTGGATGGCGACGAATGAGAAATGTACTAGATCGGTGGCTCTCGCGCTCTACTGGCGTTTGGAGCCTCAATACTATTGCCAATTTTCGGTTGTTGAAGACACGCCTGAGTGGGCGCGCGAGATTTATACAGTCGTTAAAACCATAGAGCAATTATATCTGAGCCGCCAGTATGCCGAAGGAGAAATAGAATTTGATCCTAAGAATGACCCGGCACCAATCGGCGATCCAGCACTTCCCGGCTACGACTGGACGGAAGAAGCCAACACCAATACTTGTATCCCAGAAGTTATGTTCAACACTGTTCCGGGGCGGCAAGTTGATGTCGTGGGGCTAACAGATGACTGGGTTGAGGGCCTGCCTCCCCATATCGCTCAAATTGTCTTTCCAGAAGGCTGA